From one Spiroplasma endosymbiont of Lasioglossum villosulum genomic stretch:
- the pyk gene encoding pyruvate kinase encodes MISIIKRTKCVTTLGPASNSADVIKQLIENGSICGRLNFSHGTHDEHLARVLMIREVSKQLNVPVAIMLDTRGPEVRTHTFTKGSVEIKKNEIITIIDNKEIIGTADKFSVNYGNLAKDIKVNVNLLVDDGKLTLKVTAVKDHTVICQALNTHTIKDRRAINIPNVKLSLPFISEKDRADLIFGCQQKVDYVAASFVCSAADIKEIRKVLDDNDGKHIQIIAKIESQLAVNNFDEILKESDAIMVARGDLGVEIPFEKVPFLEREWIKKCRTVNKPIIVATQMLDSMIDNPHPTRAEVTDVWVAMDWGATCTMLSGESANGNYSVLSIATMSKILVDAESHQEQSKIATDLLHTKDQLVAKTIKKIIEEKPQYLITNSQDSNYIRTIANAHLPVYIIPIVNNVIDYNKFAINFGIYTFLAVEGIPVELSNSSQLVKSISSTYIIPTKSKVLVVDINNNTNPFTTFIVK; translated from the coding sequence TTGATATCAATTATAAAAAGAACTAAATGTGTAACTACTTTAGGACCTGCTTCAAATTCTGCTGATGTTATTAAACAACTAATAGAAAATGGCTCAATTTGTGGGCGTTTAAATTTTTCTCATGGTACTCATGATGAACATTTAGCAAGGGTTTTAATGATTAGAGAAGTATCTAAACAATTAAATGTACCAGTTGCTATTATGTTAGATACTAGAGGTCCAGAAGTTAGAACACATACCTTTACAAAGGGTAGTGTAGAAATCAAAAAAAATGAAATTATTACGATAATTGATAATAAAGAGATTATTGGTACTGCCGATAAGTTTTCTGTAAATTATGGTAATTTAGCAAAGGATATTAAAGTTAATGTTAATTTACTAGTAGATGATGGTAAATTAACATTAAAGGTTACAGCGGTTAAAGATCATACTGTTATTTGTCAAGCTTTAAATACACATACTATTAAAGATCGTCGTGCTATTAATATTCCAAATGTTAAATTGTCTTTACCTTTTATTTCTGAAAAAGATAGAGCAGATTTAATTTTTGGTTGTCAGCAAAAAGTAGATTATGTTGCTGCATCATTTGTTTGTTCAGCAGCTGATATTAAAGAAATCCGCAAAGTTTTAGATGATAATGATGGTAAACATATTCAAATCATTGCTAAAATTGAATCACAATTAGCAGTTAATAATTTTGATGAAATTTTAAAAGAATCAGATGCTATTATGGTTGCTCGTGGTGATTTAGGAGTTGAAATTCCTTTTGAAAAAGTTCCTTTTTTAGAACGTGAATGAATTAAAAAATGTCGTACTGTTAACAAACCGATAATTGTTGCTACGCAAATGCTAGATTCAATGATAGATAATCCTCATCCAACACGCGCTGAAGTTACTGATGTTTGGGTTGCTATGGATTGGGGAGCAACATGTACAATGTTATCGGGTGAATCTGCCAATGGTAACTATTCTGTGTTATCAATTGCAACAATGAGTAAAATTCTTGTTGATGCTGAAAGTCATCAAGAACAGAGTAAAATTGCTACTGATTTATTGCATACAAAAGATCAATTAGTTGCTAAAACTATTAAAAAAATTATTGAAGAAAAACCACAATATTTAATTACTAATAGTCAAGATAGTAATTATATTAGAACTATTGCTAATGCTCATTTGCCAGTTTATATAATTCCTATTGTTAATAATGTTATTGATTATAATAAATTTGCAATAAACTTTGGAATTTATACTTTTTTAGCAGTTGAAGGAATTCCAGTAGAATTAAGTAATTCTTCGCAATTAGTTAAAAGCATTAGTAGCACTTATATAATCCCTACTAAATCAAAAGTATTAGTAGTAGATATTAATAATAATACTAATCCTTTTACAACTTTTATTGTCAAATAA
- a CDS encoding ATP-dependent 6-phosphofructokinase has translation MQELNKRRIGILTSGGDSPGMNNVINAVYKTLRGINHENSKIATADKRPFELVLIKNGYKGIMTNDIHVIDNNWANLIDLGTEMGGTIIGSARFREFEEEETRKKCIEILKSKKIEGLIAIGGDGTYNGLQKLSNEAAIQCVGIPGTIDNDISSSEFTIGFDTALNTIVENLDKIRQTANSHGRIMIVEVMGRNCGDLALHSVAAANCDLVATKDLGIGEQSLIDIIKQLYTKKQRRSLVIVVTERQYDVNKIAKIIEKDTDCETRAVILGQIQRGGTPSAFDRYLATMMGIFAAERFANSNKSSICIGLQDNKLVAIEIQDALNTPSINKNNVANKILRLSGVIFKKNT, from the coding sequence ATGCAAGAATTAAATAAAAGAAGAATTGGAATCTTAACTTCTGGTGGTGATTCACCAGGTATGAATAATGTTATTAATGCAGTATATAAGACTCTTCGTGGTATAAATCATGAAAATAGTAAAATTGCTACTGCTGATAAAAGACCATTTGAATTAGTTTTAATAAAAAATGGTTATAAAGGAATAATGACAAATGACATTCATGTTATTGATAACAATTGAGCAAATTTAATTGATCTAGGAACTGAGATGGGGGGAACAATCATTGGGTCTGCTCGTTTTAGAGAATTTGAGGAAGAAGAAACTCGTAAAAAATGTATTGAAATTTTAAAATCTAAAAAAATTGAAGGTTTAATTGCTATTGGTGGTGATGGCACATATAATGGTTTGCAAAAATTAAGTAATGAAGCAGCTATTCAATGTGTGGGTATTCCAGGTACTATTGATAATGATATTAGTTCAAGTGAGTTTACTATTGGTTTTGATACCGCTCTTAATACAATTGTTGAAAATCTTGATAAAATTCGTCAAACCGCTAATTCTCATGGAAGAATTATGATTGTTGAAGTAATGGGTCGTAATTGTGGTGACCTTGCTCTTCATAGTGTTGCTGCTGCAAATTGTGATTTAGTTGCAACTAAAGATTTAGGAATTGGAGAACAGTCATTGATTGATATTATTAAACAGTTGTACACTAAAAAACAACGTCGTTCATTAGTAATAGTAGTAACTGAACGTCAATATGATGTTAATAAAATAGCTAAAATCATTGAAAAAGATACTGATTGTGAAACAAGAGCAGTAATATTGGGTCAAATTCAACGTGGGGGAACACCAAGTGCATTTGATCGTTATTTAGCAACAATGATGGGTATTTTTGCTGCCGAAAGATTTGCAAATAGTAATAAATCTAGTATTTGTATTGGATTACAAGATAATAAATTAGTAGCTATTGAAATTCAAGATGCATTAAACACACCTTCAATAAATAAAAATAACGTTGCTAATAAAATTTTACGTTTGTCAGGAGTTATTTTTAAAAAAAATACTTAA
- the eno gene encoding phosphopyruvate hydratase → MSCIIDIRALQVIDSRGNPTIQVECWTEDGGYGLALVPSGASTGTREALELRDKDTKVYGGLGVMKAIKNINENIAEAIIGLEVTNQRLIDQTMIKLDGTENKTKLGANAILGVSLAVAKAAADELYVSLYTYLGGTNACQLPVPMLNVINGGAHADNNIDFQEFLIMPVGAKTFSKAIQMAAETFHALKSILKGKGLVTAVGDEGGFAPNLKSTEEALDLIVEAIKKAGYTPNKDIKIAMDCASSEIYKNGKYVFGNKDGKSKNTEKLLTSAQLVDYLVDLTKKYPIISIEDGLAEGDWEGFKLLLEKSEGKFQVVGDDLFVTNPKIIKEGIIKNVANSVLIKLNQIGTLTETMEAIEMCQKAGWTAVVSHRSGETEDTTIADLAVAFNTGQIKTGSMSRTDRVAKYNRLLTIEADLADQAKFLGDDVFYNIN, encoded by the coding sequence ATGTCTTGCATTATTGATATTAGAGCACTACAAGTAATAGACTCAAGAGGAAATCCAACTATTCAAGTTGAATGTTGAACTGAAGATGGTGGATACGGGCTTGCTTTAGTGCCATCAGGTGCTTCAACAGGTACTAGAGAAGCTTTAGAACTACGAGACAAAGATACTAAAGTTTATGGTGGACTTGGTGTTATGAAAGCCATTAAAAATATTAATGAAAATATTGCCGAAGCTATTATTGGTTTGGAAGTTACTAATCAAAGATTAATTGATCAAACAATGATTAAGTTAGATGGAACAGAAAATAAAACAAAATTAGGTGCCAATGCTATTTTAGGGGTATCATTAGCAGTTGCTAAAGCTGCCGCTGATGAATTATATGTGTCCTTATATACATACTTAGGTGGTACTAATGCTTGTCAGTTGCCAGTCCCAATGTTAAATGTAATTAATGGTGGTGCTCATGCTGATAATAATATTGACTTTCAAGAATTTTTAATAATGCCAGTTGGTGCTAAAACATTTTCAAAGGCAATCCAAATGGCTGCCGAAACTTTTCATGCTTTAAAAAGTATTTTAAAAGGTAAGGGTTTAGTTACTGCAGTTGGTGATGAAGGTGGTTTTGCTCCTAATTTAAAATCAACCGAAGAAGCATTAGATTTAATTGTTGAAGCTATTAAAAAAGCGGGTTATACTCCAAATAAAGATATAAAAATTGCTATGGACTGTGCATCATCAGAGATTTATAAAAATGGTAAATATGTTTTTGGTAATAAAGATGGTAAAAGTAAAAATACTGAAAAATTATTAACTTCAGCGCAACTAGTAGATTATTTAGTTGATTTAACTAAAAAATATCCAATTATTTCAATTGAAGATGGTTTGGCTGAAGGTGATTGAGAAGGATTTAAATTATTATTAGAAAAATCAGAAGGTAAATTCCAAGTTGTTGGTGATGATTTATTCGTTACTAATCCAAAAATTATTAAAGAAGGAATTATTAAAAACGTTGCTAATTCAGTATTAATTAAATTAAATCAAATTGGAACATTAACTGAAACTATGGAAGCTATTGAAATGTGTCAAAAAGCTGGGTGAACGGCAGTAGTATCTCATCGTTCTGGGGAAACTGAAGATACAACGATTGCTGACTTAGCAGTAGCTTTTAATACTGGACAAATTAAAACAGGTTCAATGTCAAGAACTGATCGTGTTGCAAAATACAATCGTTTATTAACAATTGAAGCTGATTTAGCAGATCAAGCTAAATTTTTAGGTGACGATGTATTTTATAATATTAATTAA
- the gpmI gene encoding 2,3-bisphosphoglycerate-independent phosphoglycerate mutase: MKTKQPILLCILDGFGIAKSSATNAISSATKPNLDYLLKTYPHTEVSASGLVVGLPEGQMGNSEVGHLQIGAGRVIYQSLTLINKSINDKTFFKNETILSAINHAKKNNSNVHIIGLLSDGGVHAHINHILALLEIAKQQNFKNVYVHAILDGRDTKADISKIYIEQLLKTMKQLGVGMLATISGRYYAMDRDKRWDRLKIAYDVIVNHEGASFIDPIAYVNAEYSAGRNDEFIMPAYNSEINNGNITNNDSIIFANFRPDRAIQLASALTNNKYDFNISMKIPTLKNTFFISMMEYAKSVKPQGVIFPPISMLDALGEWLSKNQYHQLRIAETEKYAHVTYFFDGGVDVEYPLSTRILIPSPKVATYDLKPEMSAREITTRLESEISKNIYDVMVLNFANPDMVGHTGVLNATIAAIDVIDECLGKLYQAIKKVNGILMITADHGNAEIMIDKEGNPNKKHTSQPVPFIFCKTGLKLKSGGCLANIAPTLLDVLGLVKPTVMTSESLIIK; the protein is encoded by the coding sequence ATGAAAACAAAACAACCAATATTACTATGTATTTTAGATGGTTTTGGTATTGCAAAATCTAGTGCAACTAATGCCATTAGTTCTGCAACAAAACCTAATTTGGATTATTTATTAAAAACTTATCCGCATACTGAAGTTTCAGCTTCTGGCCTTGTAGTTGGTTTACCAGAAGGACAAATGGGCAACTCTGAAGTTGGACATTTACAAATTGGTGCCGGTAGAGTAATTTATCAGTCATTAACATTAATTAATAAGTCAATAAATGATAAAACATTTTTTAAAAATGAAACAATATTGTCAGCAATTAATCATGCCAAAAAAAATAATAGTAATGTTCATATTATTGGTTTACTAAGTGATGGTGGAGTACATGCTCATATTAATCATATTTTGGCATTATTAGAAATTGCTAAACAACAAAATTTTAAGAATGTTTATGTTCATGCTATTTTAGATGGTCGTGATACAAAAGCTGATATTTCTAAAATTTATATTGAACAGTTATTAAAAACTATGAAACAATTAGGTGTTGGTATGCTTGCTACTATTTCAGGAAGATATTATGCTATGGATCGCGATAAACGTTGAGATCGTTTAAAAATAGCATATGATGTAATAGTTAATCATGAAGGCGCTTCATTTATTGATCCTATTGCTTATGTTAATGCAGAATATAGTGCTGGTCGTAATGATGAATTTATTATGCCTGCTTATAATTCTGAAATTAATAATGGCAATATTACTAATAACGATAGCATTATTTTTGCTAATTTTCGTCCTGATCGTGCAATTCAATTAGCATCAGCATTAACAAATAATAAATATGATTTTAATATTAGTATGAAAATACCAACATTAAAAAATACTTTTTTTATTTCAATGATGGAATATGCTAAAAGTGTTAAACCACAAGGTGTTATTTTTCCACCTATATCAATGCTTGATGCTTTAGGGGAATGATTAAGTAAAAATCAATATCATCAATTACGAATTGCTGAAACTGAAAAATATGCACACGTAACTTATTTTTTTGATGGTGGTGTTGATGTTGAATATCCACTATCAACAAGAATTTTAATTCCTTCACCAAAAGTAGCAACTTATGACTTAAAACCAGAAATGAGTGCTCGCGAAATTACTACTCGTTTAGAAAGTGAAATTTCTAAAAACATATATGATGTTATGGTTTTAAATTTTGCTAATCCAGATATGGTTGGTCATACTGGTGTTTTAAATGCTACCATTGCTGCCATTGATGTTATTGATGAATGTCTTGGAAAATTGTATCAAGCAATAAAAAAAGTGAATGGTATTTTAATGATTACTGCTGATCATGGTAATGCTGAAATCATGATTGATAAAGAGGGTAATCCTAATAAAAAACATACATCGCAACCAGTACCATTTATTTTTTGTAAAACAGGATTAAAATTAAAATCAGGTGGTTGCTTAGCAAATATTGCTCCAACGCTATTAGACGTTTTGGGTTTAGTTAAACCAACTGTTATGACAAGTGAGTCTTTAATTATTAAATAA
- the tpiA gene encoding triose-phosphate isomerase — protein MERKKIIIGNWKMYKNIEETQFFLNEFNKLLKTKTIKYDYGIAASFTNLPLLKMNKTSALIIAAQNCHYETEGAYTGEISIKMLKDMMVSHVIIGHSERRMYFNEVDEPINKKLHSLFNANIIPILCCGETLNQYENKKTNEVIKNQIKLALKNIKVENIAKLVIAYEPIWAIGTGKTATAQQAQTVCKMIREFISELYNKNVAEQVRIQYGGSVKPDNIKLILSEPDIDGALVGGASLVPQSFFDLLI, from the coding sequence ATGGAACGTAAAAAGATTATTATTGGAAATTGAAAAATGTATAAAAATATAGAAGAAACTCAATTTTTTTTAAATGAATTTAATAAATTATTAAAAACTAAAACTATTAAATATGATTATGGAATAGCAGCTAGTTTTACTAATTTACCTTTATTAAAAATGAATAAAACTTCTGCTTTAATTATTGCAGCTCAAAATTGTCATTATGAAACCGAAGGTGCATATACTGGTGAAATTTCAATTAAGATGCTAAAAGATATGATGGTTAGTCATGTTATTATTGGTCATTCTGAACGCAGAATGTATTTTAATGAAGTAGATGAACCAATAAATAAAAAATTACATTCACTATTTAATGCTAATATTATACCAATTTTATGTTGTGGTGAAACTTTAAACCAATATGAAAATAAAAAGACTAATGAAGTAATTAAAAATCAAATTAAGTTAGCATTAAAAAATATTAAAGTAGAAAATATTGCTAAGTTAGTAATTGCCTATGAGCCAATATGAGCAATTGGTACTGGTAAAACAGCAACAGCTCAACAAGCTCAAACGGTTTGTAAAATGATTCGTGAATTTATTAGTGAATTATATAATAAAAATGTTGCAGAACAAGTACGTATTCAGTATGGTGGTTCAGTAAAACCCGATAATATTAAATTAATACTTTCTGAACCTGACATTGATGGTGCATTAGTTGGAGGTGCTTCATTAGTACCACAATCTTTTTTTGATTTACTAATTTAA
- the nagB gene encoding glucosamine-6-phosphate deaminase — protein sequence MKLIILKDKTEVAQLLSKIIIDIIKVKPNAILGLVTGSSPIETYDLLIADAKNNKRDWSKVVTFNLDEYVGLTPDHVKSYRYFMNHQLFNHIKSLNLKNTYVPKGIGDLDQNVEEYEKLLKEKGPIDLQILGLGTNGHIAFNEPGTLASSKTHVVNLTKETIEANKRFFSKVEDVPTKAVTMGIHTILQAKLIVLIATGTNKAQAIRELVEGKVSPNYPCTFLQNHDDVTIIIDEEAATLLKPTISKKN from the coding sequence ATGAAATTAATTATTTTAAAAGATAAAACTGAGGTTGCTCAATTATTAAGTAAAATTATTATTGATATTATTAAAGTTAAACCAAATGCTATTTTAGGATTGGTAACGGGAAGTAGTCCAATTGAAACATATGATTTATTAATAGCAGATGCAAAAAATAACAAAAGAGATTGATCAAAAGTCGTAACATTTAATTTAGATGAATATGTTGGTTTAACTCCAGATCATGTAAAAAGTTATCGTTATTTTATGAATCATCAATTATTTAATCATATTAAAAGTCTTAATTTAAAAAATACGTATGTTCCTAAAGGTATTGGTGATTTAGACCAAAATGTGGAAGAGTATGAAAAATTATTAAAAGAAAAAGGACCAATTGATTTACAAATATTGGGGTTAGGTACTAATGGTCATATTGCTTTTAATGAACCAGGTACTCTTGCAAGTAGTAAAACACATGTTGTTAATTTAACTAAAGAAACAATTGAAGCTAATAAAAGATTTTTTTCTAAAGTTGAAGATGTACCAACCAAAGCTGTTACGATGGGTATTCATACTATTTTACAAGCTAAATTGATTGTTTTAATTGCTACAGGAACTAATAAAGCACAAGCTATTCGAGAGTTAGTTGAAGGTAAAGTTTCTCCAAATTATCCATGTACTTTTTTACAAAATCATGATGATGTTACAATTATTATTGATGAAGAAGCAGCAACATTATTAAAGCCAACTATATCAAAAAAAAATTAA